A window of the Tachyglossus aculeatus isolate mTacAcu1 chromosome 2, mTacAcu1.pri, whole genome shotgun sequence genome harbors these coding sequences:
- the MAS1 gene encoding proto-oncogene Mas codes for MDASDATSLFTEEPVNVSTGKNASAGNFRWEIPIVHWVIMGISPLGFVENGILLWFLCFRTRRNPFTVYIAHLSVADISLLFCIFILAVDHALDYELSSGDYFTIATLSVTFLFGYNTGLYLLTAISVERCLSVLYPIWYRCHRPKHQSAFVCALLWALSCLVTTMEYVMCIDVPGEEQLDGQRADCWVVILFISILNFLVFTPLMVVSSLILLVRIRRNAWASRPSKLYIVITVTVVVFLIFATPMRLLYLLNYQYWSTTFRNLHHVSLLFSTINSSANPFIYFFVGSSRKKRFKESLKVVLNRAFKDEVQPKRQEDVSNSISIETVV; via the coding sequence ATGGATGCGTCCGACGCGACCTCCCTCTTCACCGAGGAGCCCGTGAACGTCTCCACCGGCAAAAACGCTTCTGCCGGGAACTTCCGCTGGGAGATTCCGATCGTCCACTGGGTGATCATGGGCATCTCTCCCCTGGGCTTCGTGGAAAACGGAATTCTCCTCTGGTTCCTCTGTTTCCGCACGAGGCGGAATCCCTTCACCGTGTACATCGCTCACCTGTCCGTGGCCGACATCTCTTTGCTCTTCTGCATCTTCATTCTGGCGGTCGACCACGCCCTGGACTACGAGCTCTCTTCTGGGGACTACTTCACGATAGCCACTCTGTCGGTGACTTTTCTGTTCGGGTACAATACGGGTCTCTACCTCCTGACGGCCATTAGCGTGGAACGGTGCCTGTCCGTCCTTTATCCCATCTGGTACCGCTGCCACCGTCCGAAGCATCAGTCGGCGTTTGTCTGCGCCTTGCTGTGGGCGCTCTCCTGCCTGGTGACCACCATGGAGTACGTCATGTGCATCGATGTCCCCGGCGAGGAGCAACTGGACGGCCAGCGGGCGGACTGCTGGGTGGTCATCCTCTTCATCTCCATCCTCAACTTCCTGGTCTTCACCCCCCTGATGGTGGTCTCCAGCTTGATCCTGCTGGTCAGGATCCGCAGGAACGCCTGGGCTTCCCGGCCGTCCAAGCTGTACATCGTCATCACGGTCACCGTCGTCGTTTTCCTCATCTTCGCCACGCCCATGAGGCTCCTCTACCTTCTGAACTACCAGTACTGGTCCACCACTTTTAGGAACCTGCATCACGTTTCCCTCCTCTTCTCGACCATCAACAGCAGCGCCAACCCTTTCATCTATTTCTTCGTGGGCAGCAGCCGGAAGAAGAGGTTCAAGGAGTCCTTGAAGGTGGTCCTCAACAGAGCGTTTAAAGATGAGGTGCAACCCAAGCGCCAGGAGGACGTCTCTAACTCCATCTCTATTGAAACTGTGGTGTGA